One part of the Treponema sp. OMZ 787 genome encodes these proteins:
- the rpsL gene encoding 30S ribosomal protein S12, protein MPTINQLIKKGRKSAAVKTKSPALQSCPQKRGVCTSVKTITPKKPNSALRKVARIRLSNGIEITAYIPGIGHNLQEHSVVLVRGGRVKDLPGVRYHIIRGTKDALGVEDRKRGRSKYGAKRPKA, encoded by the coding sequence ATGCCTACAATTAATCAATTGATAAAGAAGGGCCGCAAGTCTGCTGCAGTTAAGACAAAGAGTCCTGCCTTGCAGTCTTGCCCCCAAAAGCGCGGTGTTTGCACCAGCGTTAAGACGATTACGCCTAAAAAACCGAACTCGGCTTTAAGAAAGGTTGCCCGTATCCGTTTAAGTAACGGTATCGAAATTACTGCTTATATTCCCGGTATCGGACACAACTTGCAGGAGCACTCTGTTGTTCTCGTAAGAGGCGGACGTGTTAAGGACCTCCCGGGTGTACGCTATCACATTATACGCGGTACCAAAGATGCTCTCGGTGTAGAAGACAGAAAACGAGGCCGCTCCAAGTACGGAGCCAAGAGGCCCAAGGCTTAA
- the rpsG gene encoding 30S ribosomal protein S7, with protein MGRGKITARRPVAPDSKYNSVVVTRFIGRMMLSGKKSITTKIMYDSFDKIKEKTGEEPLAVFSKALDNVKPVVEVKSRRVGGATYQVPMDIPEGRREALAMRWIIGAARKRSGHEMSERLASELIDAYNNTGTAFKKKEEVHRMAEANKAFAHFRW; from the coding sequence ATGGGTAGAGGAAAAATTACTGCAAGACGCCCTGTTGCTCCCGATAGCAAGTACAATAGCGTGGTCGTTACCCGCTTTATCGGAAGAATGATGCTTTCAGGTAAAAAAAGCATTACTACAAAGATCATGTATGATTCTTTTGATAAGATTAAAGAAAAAACCGGCGAAGAACCATTAGCCGTTTTTTCAAAGGCCTTGGACAATGTAAAACCTGTTGTTGAAGTAAAATCCCGCCGAGTCGGGGGAGCTACTTATCAGGTTCCTATGGACATTCCGGAGGGAAGGCGTGAAGCCTTGGCCATGCGCTGGATTATCGGCGCCGCCCGAAAAAGAAGCGGTCACGAGATGTCTGAAAGATTGGCTTCTGAGCTGATCGATGCATACAACAACACCGGAACAGCCTTCAAAAAGAAGGAAGAAGTTCACAGAATGGCCGAAGCAAACAAAGCTTTTGCACACTTCAGGTGGTAG
- the dut gene encoding dUTP diphosphatase: protein MEVFAKLKEGAVLPEYKTSGSAGADLRAFIEAPIILKPMQRCLIPTGLSVELPKGIELQVRPRSGLALKHGVTVLNTPGTVDSDYRGELAVLLINLGTEDFKIENGDRIAQAVIAQAIQADFVQKDELSNTERGTGGYGSTGIA from the coding sequence ATGGAAGTTTTTGCAAAATTAAAAGAGGGGGCTGTTTTACCCGAATACAAAACAAGCGGATCTGCCGGTGCGGATTTGCGTGCTTTTATTGAAGCTCCCATTATCCTAAAACCCATGCAAAGATGCTTAATTCCTACAGGCCTTTCGGTTGAACTCCCTAAGGGAATTGAGCTTCAGGTGAGACCCCGTTCCGGGCTTGCCCTAAAACACGGTGTTACGGTTTTAAACACTCCGGGCACTGTGGATTCGGATTACAGGGGTGAGTTAGCTGTACTTTTAATCAATCTCGGCACCGAGGATTTTAAGATAGAAAACGGAGACCGCATTGCCCAAGCCGTTATTGCCCAAGCTATTCAGGCCGACTTTGTTCAAAAGGACGAATTATCCAATACGGAGCGGGGAACAGGAGGCTACGGCTCTACCGGAATTGCATGA
- a CDS encoding LptF/LptG family permease encodes MKCPSFNHKIIFFYVFKELLLYFIVSFLFFFFIFFVNQILLMAEEILSKKAPIKDVLLLLFYSLPFIIATTAPYAALIGTLMCLGRFSADHEFISMNALGVSTSFILIPVFALGVFVSVGSFITNDILIPRGTIKFNEVLYNIASSTPALELESYSVKRNDNSIVVSGLIKDNSIHDLLIIDSSQKGAKRFLSASRTDVKKSNDISIIMQLEMLNPRLINLDLNNRAKFDAVYGESIIYNVLAKDVAPKFISSSGPDKMTSYDLIKDIRQKKEAGDTSPRLLNIYIMELHRKFSVPFGSFFFVLLAFAISRAGKTYDQSTGFIVGLLISVAYWAFLIGGQMLCLESGLDINGAMVMWFPNVLLVICTAVIAIKRIFK; translated from the coding sequence ATGAAATGTCCATCATTTAATCATAAAATAATCTTTTTCTATGTTTTTAAAGAACTTCTTTTATATTTTATAGTTTCTTTTTTGTTCTTCTTTTTTATTTTTTTTGTAAACCAGATTCTTTTGATGGCCGAAGAAATTTTATCGAAAAAAGCTCCCATAAAAGATGTTTTATTGCTATTGTTTTATTCTCTTCCTTTTATAATAGCAACGACAGCACCCTATGCAGCCTTGATAGGAACCCTCATGTGCTTAGGCCGTTTTTCGGCTGATCATGAATTTATTTCGATGAATGCCTTGGGGGTTTCGACCTCATTTATTTTGATACCGGTTTTTGCTCTTGGAGTGTTTGTTTCTGTAGGTTCATTTATAACAAACGATATTTTGATTCCCAGAGGGACTATAAAATTTAATGAGGTTCTTTATAACATTGCGTCTTCAACCCCAGCCCTTGAGCTTGAATCGTATTCGGTAAAACGAAATGACAATTCTATAGTTGTTTCAGGCTTGATAAAGGATAATTCCATCCATGATCTTTTGATAATAGACTCAAGCCAAAAAGGTGCAAAAAGATTTTTGTCAGCTTCAAGAACCGATGTAAAAAAATCCAACGATATATCGATTATTATGCAGCTTGAGATGCTCAATCCTCGTCTTATAAATTTGGACTTAAACAATAGGGCTAAATTTGATGCCGTATATGGAGAAAGTATAATCTACAATGTTCTTGCAAAGGATGTAGCTCCTAAATTTATTTCAAGCTCAGGTCCGGATAAGATGACCTCATATGATTTAATAAAGGATATAAGACAAAAAAAAGAAGCGGGGGATACAAGTCCGCGCCTTTTAAATATCTATATTATGGAACTTCACCGTAAATTTTCCGTTCCCTTTGGTTCCTTCTTTTTTGTATTGTTGGCCTTCGCGATAAGCCGTGCCGGAAAAACTTATGATCAGAGTACGGGCTTTATTGTTGGGCTTTTAATTTCCGTAGCTTATTGGGCCTTTTTGATAGGCGGGCAAATGCTCTGCCTTGAATCGGGCTTAGATATAAACGGGGCCATGGTAATGTGGTTTCCTAATGTTTTGTTGGTTATATGTACGGCAGTGATTGCAATCAAGAGGATTTTCAAATGA
- the pnp gene encoding polyribonucleotide nucleotidyltransferase translates to MRKRVTYKIGEHDLILETGYLAKQANGSIYAEYAGSAILATICASGQAQEGLDYVPLTVDYNEKYYAAGKIPGGFIKREGRPKDKEILVSRLIDRPMRPLFKKEFGREIQLVPTCISTDMINPPDILAVIASSAAVHISDIPFDGPVAAARVAYKNGEYIINPTFSQIETADMEIVVAGTKEGITMVEGGANEVSEEVMLTALEKAHEMIKALCKMQEDLRELAGKEKLPLVPLEAELENKQAIYDEAFPRLSKTLYLSTKMERREESDKVKKELAEKYAEQLEDEIQLKLFNALFEEMEYNILRTNILDKGLRVDGRGTKDIRPITCEIGVLPRPHGSAVFTRGETQSLGVVTIGTVFDEQIYDDIEGDRRENFILHYNFPPFSVGEVGRLGTGRREIGHGNLAHRSLYPMVPEREKFPYTVRVVSEVLESNGSSSMATVCSGTLSMLHAGVPMKKPVAGIAMGLITEGNDRYAILSDILGEEDHLGDMDFKVAGTADGITGFQMDIKIAGVSPEIMKNALAQAKEGRMHILGIMNQCISAPNEELSQYAPRVEVMTIPEDKIGALIGPGGKNVKAISDRYNVTINTENDGTVTIYGKDGSSDLKGAKLIVKGITSDPEVGIIYDGVVKKIMDFGAFVEILPGKEGLCHISKLSRSRVEKVSDVLKEGQEIPVKLLEIDKLGRLNLSYIDALEDRSK, encoded by the coding sequence ATGAGAAAAAGAGTAACTTATAAAATCGGCGAACATGATTTAATTTTAGAAACCGGTTATTTGGCAAAACAGGCCAACGGTTCTATTTATGCGGAATATGCCGGTTCCGCAATTTTAGCTACAATCTGCGCCTCGGGACAGGCTCAGGAAGGTTTAGACTATGTCCCCCTAACGGTTGACTATAACGAAAAATATTATGCAGCCGGAAAAATCCCCGGCGGCTTTATAAAGAGGGAGGGTAGACCCAAGGACAAAGAGATCCTTGTATCCCGCCTTATAGACAGGCCCATGCGCCCCTTATTTAAAAAAGAATTCGGAAGAGAGATTCAGCTGGTTCCTACCTGCATTTCGACCGATATGATAAATCCGCCCGACATCCTTGCAGTTATTGCAAGCTCTGCGGCTGTTCATATTTCGGACATTCCCTTTGACGGCCCTGTTGCAGCTGCCCGTGTTGCCTATAAAAACGGCGAATACATCATAAACCCGACCTTCAGCCAAATTGAAACTGCCGATATGGAAATTGTAGTTGCCGGAACAAAGGAAGGCATTACCATGGTTGAAGGCGGCGCTAACGAAGTTTCCGAAGAGGTTATGCTCACAGCCTTGGAAAAGGCCCATGAAATGATCAAGGCTCTTTGTAAGATGCAGGAAGACTTGCGCGAACTTGCAGGAAAAGAAAAACTTCCCCTAGTTCCCCTTGAAGCCGAGCTTGAAAACAAACAGGCCATTTATGACGAAGCCTTCCCCCGCTTAAGCAAGACCCTCTATCTTTCCACAAAGATGGAGCGCCGCGAAGAATCGGACAAAGTAAAAAAAGAATTGGCCGAAAAATATGCCGAGCAGCTTGAAGACGAAATTCAGCTGAAGCTTTTTAATGCCCTCTTTGAAGAGATGGAATATAATATTTTAAGAACAAATATCTTGGACAAGGGCTTGCGCGTTGACGGAAGAGGAACTAAGGACATCCGTCCCATAACCTGCGAAATCGGAGTTCTTCCCCGGCCCCACGGTTCGGCAGTCTTTACTCGAGGCGAAACCCAGTCCTTGGGTGTAGTAACAATCGGAACAGTCTTTGACGAACAAATATACGATGATATCGAAGGCGACAGAAGAGAAAACTTTATTCTTCACTATAACTTCCCGCCCTTCTCTGTAGGAGAGGTCGGAAGGCTCGGAACAGGAAGAAGGGAAATCGGGCACGGTAATCTTGCTCACCGCTCCCTCTATCCTATGGTTCCCGAAAGAGAAAAATTCCCTTATACTGTCCGCGTAGTTTCTGAAGTTTTGGAGTCGAACGGATCTTCTTCGATGGCTACAGTATGTTCAGGAACCCTTTCCATGCTTCATGCCGGTGTTCCCATGAAAAAGCCTGTTGCAGGTATTGCCATGGGCCTTATCACCGAAGGAAATGACCGCTACGCCATTCTTTCCGACATTCTCGGGGAAGAAGACCACTTAGGCGATATGGACTTTAAGGTCGCAGGTACGGCCGACGGAATTACGGGCTTCCAGATGGATATAAAGATTGCAGGTGTTTCGCCTGAAATTATGAAAAATGCCCTTGCTCAGGCCAAAGAAGGAAGAATGCACATTCTCGGCATAATGAATCAGTGTATTTCCGCTCCTAACGAGGAGCTTTCCCAATATGCTCCAAGGGTTGAAGTTATGACCATCCCCGAAGACAAAATCGGAGCTTTAATCGGCCCCGGCGGAAAGAATGTAAAAGCTATTTCCGATAGGTATAACGTAACAATCAATACCGAAAATGACGGAACGGTAACCATTTACGGCAAGGATGGTTCTTCCGACCTCAAGGGTGCAAAACTCATCGTTAAGGGTATCACAAGCGATCCTGAGGTAGGCATAATCTATGACGGAGTTGTAAAGAAGATTATGGACTTCGGTGCCTTTGTCGAAATCCTTCCCGGAAAAGAGGGGCTTTGCCATATTTCAAAGCTTTCTCGCTCCAGAGTAGAAAAGGTCTCTGATGTGCTTAAAGAAGGACAAGAAATTCCTGTAAAGCTTTTGGAAATCGATAAGCTCGGAAGGCTCAATCTTTCTTATATTGATGCTCTTGAAGATCGTTCAAAATAA
- the rpsO gene encoding 30S ribosomal protein S15: protein MAVTKEQKASIVKKFGASEKDTGDVKVQIALLTEKINQLTSHCKVHPKDASSRRGLISMVGHRRSLLKYYRRTDIEGYRTILKDLNLRK from the coding sequence ATGGCAGTTACTAAAGAACAAAAAGCATCGATTGTAAAGAAATTCGGTGCAAGCGAAAAAGACACAGGTGATGTAAAGGTGCAAATTGCTTTATTGACCGAAAAAATTAACCAGTTGACAAGCCACTGCAAAGTGCATCCGAAAGATGCAAGCAGCCGACGAGGTTTGATCAGCATGGTAGGTCACAGGCGCAGTTTGCTTAAATACTATCGCCGAACAGACATTGAAGGTTATAGAACTATTCTTAAAGATCTTAACCTTAGAAAGTAG
- a CDS encoding YbaN family protein, with protein sequence MKIINIFWIVLGFICLGLGILGIIMPILPTTPFFMVTVVCFAKGSERLKKWFIGTSFHKKYIQSFYEKKGMTLKNKIIILSFASIMLATAFYFSAKPYARILIVGVIAAKYYVFIFKIKTLPPDTALEADAACVENR encoded by the coding sequence ATGAAGATAATAAATATCTTTTGGATTGTGCTGGGCTTTATTTGTCTGGGTCTTGGAATTCTGGGAATTATTATGCCTATTTTACCGACAACTCCGTTTTTTATGGTAACAGTCGTATGCTTTGCTAAGGGTTCCGAGCGGCTAAAAAAATGGTTTATAGGCACATCTTTTCATAAAAAATATATTCAAAGTTTTTACGAAAAAAAAGGTATGACTCTAAAAAATAAAATTATCATTCTCTCTTTTGCCTCAATAATGCTTGCAACAGCCTTTTACTTTTCGGCTAAACCATATGCCCGCATCTTAATAGTCGGCGTTATAGCTGCAAAATACTATGTTTTTATCTTTAAAATCAAAACGCTTCCTCCCGATACGGCTTTAGAAGCAGATGCTGCTTGTGTTGAAAACAGATAA
- the rd gene encoding rubredoxin: MDKYVCDLCGYVYDPAIGDPDGGIAPGTAFEDIPDDWVCPLCGVGKESFTKV, translated from the coding sequence ATGGATAAATATGTATGCGATTTATGCGGATATGTGTATGATCCTGCCATAGGCGATCCCGACGGCGGAATTGCACCCGGAACAGCATTTGAAGATATCCCTGATGATTGGGTATGCCCCCTTTGTGGAGTTGGTAAAGAAAGCTTTACAAAGGTATGA
- a CDS encoding LptF/LptG family permease, translated as MSLLQRYLLKLFIPAFIVAMLFFILLLQLGDLFANIVAYLQNGAQFKDIVMVMWLYIPKCIAYSVPLAILFAGSYTMGNLYVQNELTSIFSAGISLARFTLPLLVLGFVFSVGMIFFEDNIVIKYFYEKTKLSKKLLQEEESLDTQDLVILSELGKTVYTADYFNAENQTLLNAYIIIRDEDGNLSFIIKSNRMIWQDDRWTADSAEVYGFDSKDTVSFLTSIPDEIVLAEPPSNFQKNLSSVDEMRISEAKEFIAALKKNGLPYYEALSKYHRRFSFPFTIFIVLFFSISLGGKFKKNILLMSILFSLGIATLFYVTEMVTMLSAKWEYISPLAGAWTPIFIFSILSILLLKKSRT; from the coding sequence ATGAGTCTGCTTCAAAGGTATTTGCTTAAACTTTTTATTCCGGCCTTCATTGTTGCAATGCTTTTTTTTATTTTGCTCTTGCAGCTGGGCGACTTATTTGCTAACATAGTTGCATATCTTCAAAATGGGGCTCAGTTTAAAGATATTGTAATGGTTATGTGGCTCTACATTCCTAAATGTATTGCCTACTCCGTGCCTTTGGCCATTCTTTTTGCCGGTTCATATACGATGGGAAATTTATATGTGCAAAATGAGCTTACCTCGATATTTTCGGCAGGAATCTCTTTGGCTCGTTTTACGCTGCCGCTTTTGGTTTTGGGATTTGTCTTTTCGGTCGGTATGATTTTTTTTGAAGACAATATTGTCATAAAATATTTTTATGAAAAAACAAAGCTTTCAAAAAAACTTTTGCAAGAGGAAGAAAGTTTGGATACTCAGGATTTGGTAATTTTATCCGAACTTGGCAAAACCGTATACACGGCCGACTATTTTAATGCCGAAAATCAAACTCTTTTAAATGCCTACATAATAATCCGTGATGAAGACGGAAATTTGTCTTTTATTATTAAAAGTAACAGAATGATATGGCAGGATGACCGTTGGACTGCCGACAGTGCAGAGGTCTACGGCTTTGATTCAAAAGATACTGTAAGTTTTTTGACCTCTATTCCCGATGAGATCGTTCTTGCTGAACCTCCATCCAATTTTCAAAAAAATTTAAGCTCTGTAGACGAAATGAGAATTTCGGAAGCAAAAGAATTTATAGCGGCTCTCAAAAAAAACGGCCTTCCGTATTATGAGGCTCTTTCAAAATACCACAGGCGTTTTTCGTTTCCTTTTACTATTTTTATAGTTTTGTTTTTTTCGATTTCTTTGGGCGGTAAATTTAAAAAAAATATCCTTCTGATGAGTATCTTGTTCAGCTTAGGAATAGCGACCCTGTTTTATGTTACCGAAATGGTTACCATGTTAAGTGCCAAGTGGGAATACATCTCCCCCCTTGCAGGAGCTTGGACTCCTATTTTTATATTCTCAATTTTAAGTATCTTATTACTAAAAAAATCTAGAACTTAA
- a CDS encoding nitrous oxide-stimulated promoter family protein, whose translation MLLVLKTDKKEQEQRLITKMVEMYRSFKGREINDDELDELLLYAFKRSESCLYRKNGEKKPFCNVCPVHCYKKDMREKIKKIMRYAGPRLLFKHPILSLDHLFKTIYSKKHPPQPPMRSN comes from the coding sequence ATGCTGCTTGTGTTGAAAACAGATAAAAAAGAACAAGAGCAAAGACTCATCACAAAGATGGTAGAAATGTACCGTTCTTTTAAAGGCCGGGAAATAAACGATGATGAGCTCGATGAGCTTTTACTTTATGCCTTTAAAAGAAGTGAAAGCTGTCTTTATAGAAAAAACGGTGAAAAAAAGCCCTTTTGTAATGTTTGTCCTGTGCATTGCTATAAAAAAGATATGCGTGAAAAAATAAAAAAGATAATGAGGTATGCAGGCCCCCGGCTCTTATTTAAGCATCCTATTTTGAGTTTGGATCATCTTTTTAAGACAATTTATTCAAAAAAACACCCTCCGCAGCCTCCGATGAGATCTAATTAA
- the fusA gene encoding elongation factor G, which produces MGNDISKMRNIGISAHIDSGKTTLSERILFYCDRIHALHEVRGKDGVGATMDNMELEKERGITIQSASTQVKWKDYTVNVIDTPGHVDFTIEVERSLRVLDGAILVLCSVGGVQSQSITVDRQLKRYHVPRIAFVNKCDRTGANPFKVRMQLREKLGLNAYMMQIPIGLEDKLEGVVDLVTMKAMYFEGENGTQIRMAEIPQHLLADAQKYREEMVDAATMFSDELAEAFLEGAETEEMIRAAVRKGTLAEQFVPVFLGSAYKNKGIQPLLDAVGYYLPDPTEIENTALNIDEDEKPIVLGTDENAPVVALGFKLEDGKYGQLTYVRVYQGTLKKGEELFNTRAKKKFKVGRLVRMNSATMEDINEGGPGDIVALFGIDCASGDTFCGGNLNYAMSSMYVPDPVISLSLTPKDKQAADQMSKALNRFTKEDPTFRSYVDKESNQTIIQGMGELHLEVYIERMRREYKCDVETGMPQVAYREAITQRADFNYTHKKQTGGSGQFGRVAGFIEPITEQDYEFENQIKGGAIPSEFIPSCDKGFREAVKKGTLIGFPIVGTRVTINDGQSHPVDSSDMAFQAAAIGAFREAYKAAKPAILEPIMKVSIEGPQEFQGNIFGLINQRRGIIVSSTEDDSFTRVDAEVPLSEMFGFSTILRSSTQGKAEYSMEFAKYGKAPSSISEELIKEYEAKRLAEKK; this is translated from the coding sequence ATGGGTAATGATATTTCTAAGATGAGAAATATCGGTATTAGTGCTCACATTGACTCCGGTAAAACTACTCTTTCGGAACGAATTCTTTTTTATTGTGATAGAATTCATGCTTTACACGAGGTCCGCGGAAAAGACGGTGTGGGTGCAACGATGGATAATATGGAGCTTGAAAAGGAACGAGGTATCACGATTCAGTCAGCTTCAACTCAGGTTAAATGGAAGGATTATACGGTAAACGTAATTGACACTCCCGGGCACGTAGACTTCACTATCGAGGTTGAGCGTTCTTTACGCGTTTTGGACGGAGCCATCTTGGTTCTTTGTTCGGTTGGAGGTGTTCAGTCCCAGTCTATCACTGTTGACAGGCAGTTAAAACGCTACCATGTTCCTCGAATTGCATTTGTAAATAAGTGCGACAGAACCGGTGCTAACCCATTTAAGGTTAGAATGCAGCTTAGGGAAAAACTCGGCCTTAATGCTTATATGATGCAGATCCCGATAGGTTTGGAAGACAAACTTGAAGGTGTTGTAGACCTTGTTACGATGAAGGCTATGTATTTTGAAGGCGAAAACGGTACCCAGATCCGCATGGCCGAAATCCCTCAACATCTTTTAGCCGATGCTCAAAAATACAGGGAAGAAATGGTCGATGCAGCTACCATGTTCTCCGATGAATTGGCAGAAGCCTTTTTGGAAGGTGCCGAAACAGAAGAAATGATCAGAGCCGCAGTTAGAAAGGGAACTCTTGCAGAACAGTTTGTTCCCGTCTTCCTCGGTTCAGCTTATAAAAATAAGGGAATTCAGCCTCTCTTGGATGCAGTAGGTTATTATCTCCCCGATCCGACCGAAATTGAAAATACGGCTTTAAATATCGATGAAGATGAAAAACCCATCGTATTAGGAACGGATGAAAATGCTCCTGTAGTAGCTTTAGGCTTTAAGCTTGAAGACGGAAAATACGGACAGCTTACCTATGTCCGAGTCTATCAGGGAACTTTAAAGAAGGGTGAAGAGCTCTTTAATACCCGTGCCAAAAAGAAATTTAAGGTAGGCCGCTTGGTTCGAATGAACTCAGCAACCATGGAGGATATCAACGAAGGCGGCCCCGGCGACATCGTAGCCCTATTCGGTATTGACTGTGCTTCAGGAGATACATTCTGCGGAGGAAACCTAAACTATGCCATGAGCTCCATGTATGTTCCGGATCCCGTTATCTCTCTTTCTCTTACACCGAAAGATAAGCAGGCTGCCGACCAAATGTCCAAGGCTCTTAACCGCTTTACAAAGGAAGACCCGACTTTCAGAAGCTATGTAGACAAGGAATCAAACCAGACCATTATTCAGGGTATGGGCGAACTTCACTTGGAAGTTTACATTGAGCGAATGAGAAGAGAATATAAGTGCGATGTTGAAACAGGTATGCCTCAGGTTGCTTACCGTGAAGCCATCACCCAAAGAGCAGACTTTAACTATACTCACAAAAAGCAGACAGGCGGTTCCGGTCAGTTCGGCCGTGTTGCAGGCTTTATCGAGCCCATCACCGAGCAAGATTATGAGTTTGAAAATCAGATAAAGGGAGGTGCAATTCCTTCGGAATTTATACCTTCTTGCGATAAGGGCTTTAGAGAAGCTGTAAAGAAAGGAACTCTCATAGGATTCCCGATTGTAGGAACAAGAGTTACAATAAACGACGGCCAGTCCCACCCTGTAGACTCTTCGGATATGGCCTTCCAGGCTGCCGCAATCGGTGCTTTCCGCGAGGCTTATAAGGCCGCAAAACCTGCCATCCTTGAGCCCATTATGAAGGTTTCTATTGAAGGTCCTCAGGAATTCCAAGGTAATATCTTCGGTCTTATAAACCAAAGACGAGGAATTATTGTTTCATCAACGGAAGACGATAGCTTTACCCGTGTAGATGCCGAAGTTCCCTTAAGCGAAATGTTCGGATTCTCTACCATTCTGCGCTCTTCCACACAGGGAAAGGCGGAATACTCCATGGAATTTGCCAAGTACGGTAAGGCTCCTTCAAGTATTTCGGAAGAATTGATAAAAGAATACGAAGCTAAAAGGCTTGCAGAAAAGAAATAA
- a CDS encoding AAA family ATPase: MLKEDLIEKSPMRKLEKALGGGLAAGEVGVVTSKKGVGKTSILVQFGLDKLLQDQPVVHISFSQHVDYAITWYNDMFNELSKKKNLGNAQEVKAQAFSKRIVLNFNQDTVRTTQILKTIRALSEGGSKPAVVMIDDFNFAKALPEAMKEMKAFAKEMEIAVWYTAAADVSSFEIDESLKKYVDEIDVLLYLENDGDFVRIKTLKEHGNGASDTGSSFDAKTMLLSEK, encoded by the coding sequence ATGCTCAAGGAAGATTTGATTGAAAAAAGCCCCATGAGAAAACTTGAGAAAGCTCTCGGCGGCGGTTTGGCTGCAGGTGAAGTAGGTGTTGTTACATCCAAAAAGGGTGTAGGAAAAACATCTATCTTGGTCCAATTCGGCTTGGATAAGCTCTTACAGGACCAGCCTGTTGTTCATATATCGTTCAGTCAGCATGTTGATTATGCCATCACATGGTATAATGATATGTTTAATGAACTCTCAAAGAAAAAGAACCTCGGTAATGCTCAAGAAGTAAAGGCTCAGGCCTTTTCAAAGAGAATTGTCTTAAACTTTAACCAAGACACGGTTAGAACAACTCAGATTTTAAAGACAATCAGAGCCTTGTCAGAGGGCGGCTCAAAGCCCGCTGTCGTTATGATTGACGACTTTAACTTTGCAAAGGCCCTGCCTGAAGCAATGAAAGAAATGAAGGCCTTTGCCAAGGAAATGGAAATAGCAGTTTGGTATACGGCAGCTGCAGATGTTTCCTCTTTTGAAATTGACGAGAGTTTAAAAAAGTATGTTGACGAGATTGATGTACTTCTCTATCTTGAAAATGATGGAGACTTTGTAAGGATTAAAACCTTAAAAGAGCACGGAAACGGAGCCTCGGATACGGGCTCTTCTTTTGATGCTAAAACCATGCTTTTAAGCGAAAAATAA